The Amaranthus tricolor cultivar Red isolate AtriRed21 chromosome 6, ASM2621246v1, whole genome shotgun sequence genome has a segment encoding these proteins:
- the LOC130815820 gene encoding putative AC transposase isoform X1, whose amino-acid sequence MDTNTIESERVHVDSEEDLVEVKSSDTMSKKDPKNIGNKTIHISGKNFKRQRKLTSGVWVNFEFVDETDEDGNLFCKCKKCEKMFRADSKMGTGNLIRHVKNCKMRTFRDVGQMILENSTAGLANKLPVFDVAIFRELLALAIVRHDLPFQFVEYEGIRRLFSYLNPTTKTISRNTSKSDVVKMYEREKENLKFLLGSISSRICLTSDCWSSITSDGYITLTAHYVDDNWVLKKKLLNFCFMPPPHTGVHLSDHVCSLLKDWGILQKIFSITLDNAASNDVFADCLKGELELLCAGEFFHVRCCAHIMNLVVQDGLKEIDDAVIKVRESVKYCKGSQARKQRFLSCIEHVG is encoded by the coding sequence ATGGATACCAATACCATTGAATCTGAACGTGTTCATGTTGACTCAGAAGAAGATCTGGTGGAGGTTAAGAGTAGTGACACAATGAGTAAGAAGGATCCTAAAAACATAGGTAACAAAACAATTCATATATCTGGCAAGAATTTTAAACGACAACGTAAACTTACATCTGGTGTTTGGGTAAACTTTGAATTTGTGGATGAAACTGATGAAGATGgaaatttgttttgtaaatgtaaaaaatgtgaaaaaatgtTTAGGGCAGATAGTAAAATGGGGACAGGAAATTTAATTCGTCatgtaaaaaattgtaaaatgaggACATTTCGTGATGTTGGTCAAATGATATTGGAGAATTCCACTGCTGGTTTAGCAAATAAATTGCCTGTATTTGATGTTGCTATTTTTCGTGAACTATTAGCTCTTGCAATAGTAAGACATGATCTTCCTTTCCAATTTGTTGAATATGAAGGGATTAGGAGATTATTTAGTTATTTGAATCCTACGACTAAAACAATTTCACGTAATACATCTAAGTCTGATGTTGTTAAGATGTATGAAAGGGAGAAGGAGAATTTGAAGTTTTTGTTAGGTTCAATTAGTAGTAGAATTTGCCTTACTTCTGATTGTTGGAGTTCAATAACCTCAGATGGATATATCACTTTAACTGCACattatgttgatgataattgGGTCTTGAAAAAGAAGTTgttgaatttttgttttatgcctCCCCCTCATACGGGAGTTCATTTAAGCGATCATGTGTGTTCCTTGTTGAAAGATTGGGGTATTTTGCAAAAGATTTTTAGCATTACTCTTGATAATGCGGCTTCAAATGATGTGTTTGCGGATTGTCTTAAGGGTGAGCTTGAATTGTTATGTGCAGGAGAATTTTTCCATGTGAGGTGTTGTGCACATATCATGAACTTAGTAGTTCAAGATGGATTGAAAGAAATAGATGATGCTGTGATTAAGGTGAGAGAAAGTGTGAAATATTGTAAGGGATCACAAGCTAGAAAACAACGTTTCTTAAGTTGTATTGAGCATGTAGgctag
- the LOC130815633 gene encoding G-type lectin S-receptor-like serine/threonine-protein kinase At1g67520 — MRNARGSSDSPDLKVFSYQTIKSATNNFSWYNKLGEGGYGPLYKGILKTGQEIAVKRLSKASSQGFEEFKNEVMLTARLQHVNLVKVIGFCVEREEKMLVYEYLPNRSLDSYLFDPVKRFQFNWEKRVQIIEGIIQGLLYLQEYSRVTIIHRDINASNILLDKDLNPRNQILGWLEYSKRMDLKQTQAGL, encoded by the exons ATGAGAAATGCTAGAGGCTCCAGTGATTCACCTGACCTGAAAGTATTCAGCTATCAGACTATTAAATCGGCCACAAACAACTTTTCATGGTACAACAAGCTCGGAGAGGGTGGATATGGACCATTGTACAAG GGTATACTTAAAACAGGACAGGAAATAGCCGTAAAAAGACTTTCGAAAGCTTCAAGCCAAGGATTCGAGGAGTTTAAGAATGAAGTAATGCTCACTGCAAGACTTCAACATGTCAACTTGGTTAAGGTGATTGGATTTTGCGTGGAACGAGAGGAAAAGATGCTCGTCTATGAATACCTTCCAAACAGAAGCTTGGATTCCTACCTCTTTG ATCCAGTGAAACGTTTTCAATTCAACTGGGAAAAGCGTGTTCAGATCATTGAAGGAATAATTCAAGGCCTTTTATACCTGCAAGAATATTCGAGGGTGACTATTATTCATCGCGATATAAACGCTAGTAACATTTTACTTGACAAAGATTTAAATCCTAGAAATCAGATTTTGGGATGGCTAGAATATTCCAAAAGGATGGATCTCAAGCAAACACAAGCAGGATTGTAG
- the LOC130815822 gene encoding class V chitinase-like isoform X2: MAELFDEWRSAVDSRDQKLILTLGIPYVPTTTSTFNLYDSNKSLTVADFPVGAIQKNFDWVHMVSFDYFVPKKDKFTHPHAALYDHHNPHINTDYGLDQWISKGLAVNKILIGLPYHGWAWTLVNPKDNRVGAEASGPATEFSPDGSMSYKSIKDCVKSYEAKIVYNSDSVENSCSFGSVWVAFDDVEVIRRKVSYARKKGLGGYSVFQVLNDDNWILSETAAERAGENQLNKRF; the protein is encoded by the exons ATGGCAGAATTGTTCGATGAATGGCGGTCTGCTGTAGATTCTCGTGATCAGAAGTTAATCTTAACCTTGGGCATTCCTTACGTGCCTACTACTACTTCGACTTTTAATCTCTATGACTCTAATAAGAGTCTAACTGTTGCTGATTTCCCGGTTGGTGCAATACAGAAGAACTTTGATTGGGTTCATATGGTGTCATTTGATTATTTTGTACCTAAAAAGGACAAATTCACACACCCTCATGCTGCTCTGTATGACCACCATAATCCTCATATTAATACCGATTATGGGCTTGACCAATGGATTAGTAAGGGTCTAGCAGTTAACAAGATTTTGATCGGGTTGCCTTACCATGGGTGGGCATGGACACTTGTAAACCCGAAAGATAACAGAGTTGGAGCTGAAGCTTCTGGTCCAGCGACAGAGTTCAGTCCAGATGGTTCAATGAGTTACAAATCCATCAAGGATTGTGTGAAGAGTTATGAGGCAAAGATTGTGTACAATTCTGATTCTGTTGAGAATTCTTGCTCCTTTGGGTCTGTTTGGGTTGCGTTTGACGATGTGGAGGTAATCAGAAGAAAGGTTTCCTATGCTCGGAAGAAAGGCCTTGGTGGGTATAGTGTCTTTCAAGTTCTGAATGATGATAACTGGATCCTTTCTGAGACTGCAG CGGAAAGAGCAGGCGAAAATCAGCTCAACAAAAG GTTCTGA
- the LOC130815822 gene encoding class V chitinase-like isoform X1, giving the protein MAELFDEWRSAVDSRDQKLILTLGIPYVPTTTSTFNLYDSNKSLTVADFPVGAIQKNFDWVHMVSFDYFVPKKDKFTHPHAALYDHHNPHINTDYGLDQWISKGLAVNKILIGLPYHGWAWTLVNPKDNRVGAEASGPATEFSPDGSMSYKSIKDCVKSYEAKIVYNSDSVENSCSFGSVWVAFDDVEVIRRKVSYARKKGLGGYSVFQVLNDDNWILSETAAERAGENQLNKRLLSSPASA; this is encoded by the exons ATGGCAGAATTGTTCGATGAATGGCGGTCTGCTGTAGATTCTCGTGATCAGAAGTTAATCTTAACCTTGGGCATTCCTTACGTGCCTACTACTACTTCGACTTTTAATCTCTATGACTCTAATAAGAGTCTAACTGTTGCTGATTTCCCGGTTGGTGCAATACAGAAGAACTTTGATTGGGTTCATATGGTGTCATTTGATTATTTTGTACCTAAAAAGGACAAATTCACACACCCTCATGCTGCTCTGTATGACCACCATAATCCTCATATTAATACCGATTATGGGCTTGACCAATGGATTAGTAAGGGTCTAGCAGTTAACAAGATTTTGATCGGGTTGCCTTACCATGGGTGGGCATGGACACTTGTAAACCCGAAAGATAACAGAGTTGGAGCTGAAGCTTCTGGTCCAGCGACAGAGTTCAGTCCAGATGGTTCAATGAGTTACAAATCCATCAAGGATTGTGTGAAGAGTTATGAGGCAAAGATTGTGTACAATTCTGATTCTGTTGAGAATTCTTGCTCCTTTGGGTCTGTTTGGGTTGCGTTTGACGATGTGGAGGTAATCAGAAGAAAGGTTTCCTATGCTCGGAAGAAAGGCCTTGGTGGGTATAGTGTCTTTCAAGTTCTGAATGATGATAACTGGATCCTTTCTGAGACTGCAG CGGAAAGAGCAGGCGAAAATCAGCTCAACAAAAGGTTACTTTCATCTCCTGCCTCAGCTTAA
- the LOC130815822 gene encoding class V chitinase-like isoform X3, whose amino-acid sequence MAELFDEWRSAVDSRDQKLILTLGIPYVPTTTSTFNLYDSNKSLTVADFPVGAIQKNFDWVHMVSFDYFVPKKDKFTHPHAALYDHHNPHINTDYGLDQWISKGLAVNKILIGLPYHGWAWTLVNPKDNRVGAEASGPATEFSPDGSMSYKSIKDCVKSYEAKIVYNSDSVENSCSFGSVWVAFDDVEVIRRKVSYARKKGLGCNDLLERVSTSVVPRSYYK is encoded by the exons ATGGCAGAATTGTTCGATGAATGGCGGTCTGCTGTAGATTCTCGTGATCAGAAGTTAATCTTAACCTTGGGCATTCCTTACGTGCCTACTACTACTTCGACTTTTAATCTCTATGACTCTAATAAGAGTCTAACTGTTGCTGATTTCCCGGTTGGTGCAATACAGAAGAACTTTGATTGGGTTCATATGGTGTCATTTGATTATTTTGTACCTAAAAAGGACAAATTCACACACCCTCATGCTGCTCTGTATGACCACCATAATCCTCATATTAATACCGATTATGGGCTTGACCAATGGATTAGTAAGGGTCTAGCAGTTAACAAGATTTTGATCGGGTTGCCTTACCATGGGTGGGCATGGACACTTGTAAACCCGAAAGATAACAGAGTTGGAGCTGAAGCTTCTGGTCCAGCGACAGAGTTCAGTCCAGATGGTTCAATGAGTTACAAATCCATCAAGGATTGTGTGAAGAGTTATGAGGCAAAGATTGTGTACAATTCTGATTCTGTTGAGAATTCTTGCTCCTTTGGGTCTGTTTGGGTTGCGTTTGACGATGTGGAGGTAATCAGAAGAAAGGTTTCCTATGCTCGGAAGAAAGGCCTTG GCTGCAATGACTTACTAGAACGTGTGTCTACTTCAGTTGTTCCCCGctcttattataaataa
- the LOC130815819 gene encoding uncharacterized protein LOC130815819 — translation MYCNLSKNQALPMALKVSPINSYPINTSKIQFFSHGNYPKPFINPSSTIFRAPLSGSSEKTLNLLKTTKNSINISRFPVVIALPESQLIGFRNFSNVHNAAERCGVVRSRKTLPWLADCKFEEEKRTERVLKAKTKASSKSSWEVSAEKFFRKSSSSSPQDENRRRVEDVTKNWQKPCFERNDNVAEDGEIEVINDPRWNKIKSRVNVRVGSDRPEMRRWNRQESWGRKTYREANESSIPKMIGEGVYGVGPVLAALTAGRREFYVLYVQEGLDLNKNNKKKKDKKGFEKVLKIAENIGLSIREISKHDLNMVVDNRPHQGLVLDSSPLEMVNIKELDPVSVEQDKGAVWVALDEVTDPQNLGAIIRSSYFFGVSGVVLCAKNSAPLSGVVSKASAGALELMEMRSCKNMMQFLTSSSENGWRVIGGSVSSRAVPLREVLPGEPTILVLGSEGTGLRPLVERSCTQLVRIVGNIPVDRSLTRGDDDLEGDMENQSCGEEFQSFMAVESLNVSVATGVLLHHLVGDNYTHNNEADFHRNGLD, via the coding sequence atgtaCTGTAATTTGTCAAAGAATCAAGCTTTACCTATGGCTTTAAAGGTTTCTCCCATAAACTCTTACCCGATTAACACTTcaaaaatacaatttttctCTCATGGGAATTATCCAAAACCCTTCATCAACCCTAGTAGTACCATTTTTCGTGCCCCTCTTTCTGGGTCTTCCgaaaaaacacttaatttacttaaaaccacaaaaaattcaattaatataaGTAGATTTCCTGTTGTAATTGCATTGCCAGAGTCCCAATTAATAGGGTTTAGGAATTTCTCGAATGTACACAATGCTGCTGAAAGATGCGGCGTAGTTAGAAGTAGAAAAACTCTACCTTGGTTAGCTGATTGTAAGTTTGAGGAAGAGAAGAGAACGGAAAGAGTTCTGAAAGCAAAAACAAAAGCTAGTAGTAAATCATCTTGGGAGGTTTCAGCAGAAAAGTTCTTTAGAAAAAGCAGTAGTTCTTCACCTCAGGATGAGAATAGGAGGAGAGTTGAGGATGTTACGAAAAACTGGCAGAAGCCTTGTTTCGAAAGGAATGATAATGTTGCGGAGGATGGTGAAATTGAAGTGATAAATGATCCTAGATGGAATAAGATTAAGAGTAGGGTGAATGTTAGAGTGGGTTCGGATAGGCCTGAGATGAGACGATGGAATAGACAGGAAAGTTGGGGCAGAAAGACTTATAGAGAGGCGAATGAATCGAGCATACCAAAGATGATAGGGGAAGGGGTTTATGGGGTTGGACCTGTTTTAGCCGCTTTGACGGCTGGGAGAAGAGAATTCTATGTACTCTATGTTCAGGAAGGATTAGACTTGAAcaagaataataagaaaaagaagGATAAAAAGGGTTTCGAAAAGGTATTGAAGATAGCTGAAAATATTGGTTTAAGCATTCGAGAGATTTCAAAGCATGATCTTAACATGGTGGTTGATAACCGGCCACATCAAGGACTTGTGCTAGATTCTTCTCCATTGGAGATGGTGAACATAAAGGAGTTGGACCCTGTATCAGTTGAACAAGATAAAGGTGCTGTCTGGGTAGCTTTGGATGAAGTGACTGATCCCCAGAATTTAGGAGCCATCATTCGATCTTCTTACTTTTTTGGAGTGTCGGGGGTGGTATTATGTGCGAAAAATTCGGCTCCTTTGAGTGGTGTGGTGAGTAAAGCGAGTGCTGGCGCGCTTGAGTTGATGGAGATGAGATCTTGCAAGAACATGATGCAGTTCTTGACATCATCTTCTGAAAATGGTTGGCGAGTTATTGGAGGCTCGGTGTCATCTAGAGCTGTTCCGTTGCGTGAGGTTTTACCTGGAGAACCCACGATTCTTGTCTTGGGCAGTGAGGGAACCGGTTTGAGGCCTTTGGTTGAGAGATCCTGCACTCAATTAGTGAGAATTGTGGGAAATATTCCTGTGGATAGGTCATTGACAAGAGGTGATGATGATTTGGAGGGTGACATGGAGAATCAATCCTGTGGTGAAGAGTTTCAATCCTTTATGGCTGTGGAAAGTTTGAATGTGAGTGTTGCAACTGGTGTACTTTTGCACCATTTGGTTGGGGATAACTATACTCACAACAATGAAGCTGATTTCCATAGAAATGGACTTGATTAA